A portion of the Bacillus sp. es.034 genome contains these proteins:
- a CDS encoding GDYXXLXY domain-containing protein has protein sequence MKKMVSLTYLFGVVFILTSALYFFASNWQIFSRLEKVALAGALIVLFYGAGFLLDRVLKGAHFLTNWLLVSGVISFGLSVALLGQLYNSHADSYLLFLVWSIPALLFSLYTRYGGFYALTHILIHLTIYFYLFPSTPFGHWTLAHTWIAFGVGIANTLLFFIIKKGLIHSKPLLYLSLVSANLLLIVTAFDNDYSAFFTLFYIGILGVGVYRYFHKETSIFIILSMFGTGFIIIKMFELMARYVSSLFFVGLLLAAILLLTGSVFLVNYLRKHSASRDWTKTIFVASVTTIASVFIVASVFGLLSLFMVDVSMITLFVLATVFLVVPSTVTGWPSPVKYSLMMTGIVIGMIASGFDEFSYVMFFVFAFMFYFEKRTAARFIFYLLFQLNTAIFLGQTMELGVHALLVVMVLINLIAYLLLKNKQFLQYGAFLSGFLAFFLLTTIDLSFSLHIIYCTLFFLIATLCVYFFKKQSLQLYWVSSLLFWFMLIVQLYYDIAWKLVHKSLLFAVLGIGFLLVAGYLDRKGGFDQKFHSILAGKMLGILFIICLQGGWIGYQVYSNETLLQNGETVILKLQPVDPRSLLQGDYVELNYSISQLEDTSIDDSGPVTIVLRENPQGVHEYTGVYKFNGKWNAFYEKKPGDVLLNGKVTSSWDNSAQVTYGIEHFFIPEGTGLDVEGKVKTAVVTVSDKGDGILVRLRD, from the coding sequence ATGAAGAAAATGGTTTCACTTACCTACTTATTCGGCGTTGTCTTCATTTTAACCAGTGCACTTTATTTTTTCGCTTCTAACTGGCAGATATTTTCGCGGCTTGAGAAAGTGGCTTTAGCGGGGGCTTTGATCGTCTTATTCTATGGAGCCGGTTTTCTGTTGGACCGGGTTTTGAAGGGAGCCCATTTCCTTACCAATTGGCTGTTGGTCAGCGGGGTGATATCCTTTGGTCTTTCCGTTGCGTTGCTCGGACAGCTGTACAATTCCCATGCGGACAGTTACTTATTGTTTCTTGTCTGGTCCATTCCCGCCCTGTTGTTCAGCTTGTACACACGATATGGCGGATTTTATGCATTGACCCACATCCTCATCCATTTGACGATCTACTTTTATCTATTCCCATCCACACCATTCGGGCACTGGACCCTCGCACATACGTGGATCGCATTCGGAGTCGGCATCGCGAATACGCTCCTATTTTTCATCATCAAAAAGGGACTCATCCATTCAAAACCATTGCTTTATTTGAGTCTCGTCTCAGCCAATCTTCTTCTTATCGTCACGGCTTTCGATAACGATTATTCCGCTTTCTTCACCCTGTTTTATATAGGCATCCTCGGAGTCGGGGTGTACCGGTATTTTCATAAGGAAACATCCATCTTTATCATTCTATCGATGTTCGGAACAGGCTTTATCATCATCAAAATGTTCGAGCTGATGGCAAGGTACGTGTCCAGTTTGTTCTTCGTCGGTCTCTTACTGGCCGCCATTTTGTTATTAACGGGAAGTGTTTTCCTTGTGAACTACTTACGAAAACATTCCGCTTCCCGCGACTGGACAAAGACGATCTTCGTGGCAAGTGTCACGACAATTGCTTCTGTTTTCATCGTGGCGTCTGTTTTCGGCCTGCTTTCATTGTTCATGGTGGATGTCTCTATGATTACTCTATTTGTTTTGGCGACGGTATTTCTCGTCGTTCCGAGTACAGTAACGGGCTGGCCGTCTCCTGTAAAATATTCGCTTATGATGACCGGCATCGTGATCGGGATGATAGCAAGTGGGTTTGATGAGTTTTCCTATGTCATGTTCTTTGTTTTCGCCTTTATGTTTTACTTTGAAAAACGGACTGCAGCGAGATTTATCTTTTACCTGCTGTTTCAATTGAATACAGCTATTTTCTTAGGGCAAACGATGGAACTAGGCGTTCATGCTCTTCTTGTGGTGATGGTGCTCATAAACCTGATTGCCTATCTCCTGCTGAAAAATAAACAGTTCCTTCAGTATGGAGCGTTTCTCAGTGGATTCTTAGCCTTTTTCTTGTTAACGACGATCGATCTATCGTTTAGTCTTCACATTATCTACTGCACGCTATTTTTTCTGATAGCTACCCTATGCGTGTATTTTTTCAAAAAGCAGTCCCTCCAGCTTTATTGGGTTTCCTCCCTACTTTTCTGGTTCATGTTGATCGTCCAGCTGTATTATGATATTGCCTGGAAGCTCGTTCACAAATCCCTGCTCTTTGCCGTGTTGGGCATCGGTTTCTTACTGGTGGCCGGATACCTGGATAGGAAGGGTGGCTTTGACCAGAAATTTCACTCGATCCTTGCAGGGAAAATGCTCGGCATCCTCTTCATTATATGTCTTCAAGGCGGATGGATCGGGTATCAGGTGTATTCAAACGAAACCCTATTGCAAAACGGGGAAACGGTCATCCTGAAACTTCAACCAGTCGATCCGAGATCTCTCCTACAGGGTGATTATGTGGAATTGAACTACAGTATTTCACAACTCGAGGATACTTCCATCGATGACAGCGGACCTGTCACGATTGTATTACGTGAAAACCCACAGGGCGTCCACGAATATACAGGAGTTTATAAGTTTAATGGAAAGTGGAATGCGTTTTATGAAAAGAAGCCCGGGGACGTGCTCTTAAATGGAAAAGTGACAAGCTCGTGGGACAACAGTGCCCAGGTCACGTATGGAATCGAACATTTCTTCATCCCCGAAGGAACCGGTCTGGATGTGGAAGGGAAGGTGAAGACTGCGGTGGTGACGGTGAGTGATAAGGGGGATGGAATATTGGTGCGGTTGCGGGACTGA
- a CDS encoding IS91 family transposase, protein MSTVQELFHTFYPTYKETYKLSMEQAKAATNMMNCRTAAMGGHSYECESCSHSLVRYNSCRNRHCTLCQGVNKDIWVDQRKKDILDAPYFHVVFTMPEQLHMLIYHNQKLLYDLMYKAVAETLTELAGDKKYLGAQIGFFSVLHTWGQNLHYHPHIHTVVLAGGLNDRNQWRRSSEKFFIPVKVLSKKFRGKYLYYLKQYYQQKQLRFFNESKKYQDAKSFQALIDECYQKDWYSYMKRTFSGPIAVMEYLGRYTHRIAISNNRIVSANDQSVTIQVKDYKRNNQKKTVTLKGVEFLRRFLMHILPKGFVKIRHYGLLANRNKKTKLKLCRKLTKSPTYKPLFEGLSKIEILSILIKKDVSLCPSCKKAHLTEAIP, encoded by the coding sequence ATGAGTACGGTTCAAGAACTGTTTCATACCTTCTATCCGACTTACAAAGAAACATATAAACTCTCTATGGAACAAGCAAAGGCAGCCACAAACATGATGAACTGCCGGACCGCCGCCATGGGTGGACATTCTTACGAATGTGAGTCCTGTAGTCATTCCTTAGTACGGTATAATTCCTGCCGAAATCGGCATTGTACCCTATGCCAGGGAGTAAATAAGGATATTTGGGTCGATCAACGAAAAAAAGATATTCTCGATGCCCCTTATTTTCATGTCGTGTTTACGATGCCGGAACAGCTACATATGTTGATCTACCATAATCAGAAACTCCTTTATGATTTAATGTACAAAGCTGTCGCCGAAACGCTAACCGAACTGGCAGGTGATAAAAAGTACTTGGGAGCACAGATTGGGTTTTTCTCTGTTTTACACACCTGGGGGCAAAACCTTCATTATCACCCTCACATCCATACCGTTGTATTGGCCGGTGGACTAAATGATCGAAATCAGTGGCGCCGTTCAAGTGAGAAATTCTTTATTCCAGTGAAGGTACTGTCTAAAAAGTTTCGGGGAAAGTATCTCTATTACCTGAAACAATACTATCAACAGAAACAATTGAGATTCTTTAACGAGTCCAAGAAGTATCAAGATGCGAAGTCTTTTCAAGCATTGATCGATGAGTGTTACCAAAAAGATTGGTATAGCTATATGAAAAGGACCTTCTCAGGACCTATCGCCGTCATGGAGTACCTTGGTCGTTACACTCATCGAATTGCCATTTCTAATAATCGTATTGTCTCAGCCAACGATCAATCGGTCACGATTCAAGTGAAGGATTATAAACGTAACAATCAAAAAAAGACCGTAACCCTGAAGGGTGTAGAATTTCTCCGTCGCTTTCTCATGCATATTCTACCGAAGGGATTTGTGAAGATTAGACACTATGGCCTCTTGGCTAACCGGAATAAAAAGACCAAGCTGAAACTCTGTCGAAAGCTAACGAAGAGCCCTACGTATAAACCATTATTTGAAGGATTAAGCAAGATTGAAATTCTTTCTATTCTTATCAAAAAGGATGTTTCCCTCTGTCCTTCCTGTAAAAAAGCACATTTAACAGAGGCTATACCATGA
- a CDS encoding DUF5317 domain-containing protein, with protein sequence MVFDGILIAIIIGFIRGGSFKRFADIRFKMGWVFPVLLVIQLAIFYLQNKVEWVGEVSNLSFMIVYVIGLVFLWVNRHHPYFIWIFIGVLLNFIVMAINGGRMPVSMEAAAVIDPHYLEATKNALYAKHTLVTESTKLAYLGDIIPLSAPYPREQAISIGDVVMNIGVFLFIQSVMVKKKDKLVTHKTSF encoded by the coding sequence ATGGTTTTTGATGGTATTTTAATTGCGATTATCATCGGGTTTATCCGGGGTGGCAGCTTTAAGAGATTTGCAGATATTCGGTTTAAGATGGGATGGGTCTTCCCTGTGTTGCTTGTCATCCAGCTGGCTATTTTCTATTTGCAGAATAAGGTGGAATGGGTAGGGGAGGTTAGTAATCTCTCATTTATGATTGTATATGTCATCGGGCTTGTCTTTCTATGGGTGAATCGTCATCACCCTTATTTCATCTGGATTTTCATAGGCGTATTATTGAATTTCATCGTCATGGCCATAAATGGCGGGAGAATGCCTGTTTCAATGGAAGCGGCGGCGGTCATCGATCCCCATTACCTGGAGGCGACGAAGAACGCTCTATACGCCAAGCATACCCTCGTCACAGAATCTACGAAGCTCGCTTATTTAGGGGATATCATCCCTCTATCGGCCCCTTACCCCCGCGAACAGGCGATCAGTATCGGGGATGTGGTGATGAATATCGGTGTCTTCCTATTTATTCAATCCGTGATGGTCAAGAAGAAGGACAAACTCGTCACCCATAAGACGTCATTTTAA
- a CDS encoding tyrosine-type recombinase/integrase, translating into MDYQQKIELYFELKGTPESSRESYRRRMKAFVSFMEKQNKKISDTTEEDIQQYILFLKQVKGLTPGTINNYISSIKFFYTYVLEKEWNPNKLPRMKRIKKFPVVPPREDVLRLINSCRNIKHKAIFYLIYSSGLRVSEVAQLKIKDICSKSMSIRVDDAKHNTNRYTILSESALIVLREYFKASFKGRPFKPDDWLFPSSKNSSGHIHIKTIKNTIIKQRDKIELDTTISSHTLRHCFSTHSLEDGVDPVYIQQMLGHKNLNTTLAYLHMTSKSLMGVKSPLDNLGKDQR; encoded by the coding sequence GTGGATTATCAGCAGAAAATTGAACTTTACTTCGAACTTAAAGGAACACCGGAATCCTCGAGGGAGTCCTATAGGCGGAGAATGAAGGCGTTTGTTTCGTTTATGGAAAAGCAAAATAAAAAAATCTCTGACACAACAGAAGAGGATATTCAACAATACATCCTTTTTCTGAAACAAGTGAAAGGACTCACCCCGGGGACGATTAACAACTACATTTCTTCGATTAAATTCTTCTACACTTACGTGTTAGAAAAGGAATGGAACCCAAACAAACTTCCCAGGATGAAAAGAATCAAAAAGTTCCCTGTCGTTCCACCTAGGGAAGATGTCCTTAGGCTTATCAACTCCTGTCGAAACATTAAGCATAAGGCCATTTTCTATTTAATCTATAGTAGTGGGCTTCGCGTAAGCGAAGTCGCCCAACTGAAGATCAAGGATATATGTAGTAAATCCATGAGTATCCGGGTTGACGATGCCAAGCATAATACGAACCGATATACCATCCTATCAGAATCAGCACTTATCGTGCTTCGAGAGTATTTCAAAGCTTCTTTCAAAGGGAGACCCTTCAAACCGGACGATTGGTTATTCCCTAGTAGTAAAAATTCCTCGGGACACATTCATATTAAAACAATTAAAAACACCATCATTAAACAGCGGGATAAGATAGAGTTGGACACTACTATTTCGTCTCATACGTTAAGACACTGTTTTTCGACTCATTCTTTGGAAGATGGGGTTGACCCTGTATACATTCAACAGATGCTTGGTCATAAAAACCTTAATACGACACTTGCTTATTTACACATGACCTCAAAAAGTTTGATGGGCGTTAAAAGTCCTTTAGATAATCTGGGAAAAGACCAACGATGA
- a CDS encoding DUF4160 domain-containing protein, giving the protein MPKISEFGGISIYLYYNDHDPPHFHVI; this is encoded by the coding sequence ATGCCAAAGATCAGCGAATTTGGAGGTATATCCATTTACTTATACTACAATGACCATGATCCTCCTCACTTTCATGTTATTTAA